The following proteins come from a genomic window of Trifolium pratense cultivar HEN17-A07 linkage group LG4, ARS_RC_1.1, whole genome shotgun sequence:
- the LOC123924289 gene encoding probable carboxylesterase 12 isoform X1, translated as MEFKSTWSEAYFNILYSQKTKQNKMMIRCVYVATKPSYNLMILNSHSFSFPLTKRPLFPSLKKPLIIHCTQHQQQQQPLSNMDSSSSTIDDEIAVDLTPVLKLYKNGRVQRLAGTEVVPPSLDPTTNVESKDVIISKEHDISARLFIPKTTYPPTQKLPLLVYFHGGAFCIETPFSPNYHNYLNSVTSLANVIGVSVHYRRAPEHPIPIAHEDSWLALKWVASHVNGNGSDEWLNQYADFGKVFLGGDSAGANIAHYLGIRVGKEKLDGVNLEGIFYVHPYFWGVDPIGSESNQAEYLEKVHNLWRFACPTTSGSDDPLINPAKDPNLGSLGCKKVLVCVAEQDLLKDRGWYYKELLEKTGWGGVVEVIETEDENHVFHMFKPTSEKAKILLNQVVSFIKNA; from the coding sequence ATGGAGTTCAAGTCTACTTGGAGTGAagcatattttaatattttatattcacAAAAgactaaacaaaacaaaatgatGATAAGGTGTGTCTATGTGGCTACAAAACCAAGCTACAACTTGATGATTCTCAATTCTCATTCTTTCTCCTTCCCATTAACAAAACGCCCTCTTTTTCCTTCATTGAAAAAACCCTTAATCATACACTGCACACagcatcaacaacaacaacaaccgtTATCCAACATGGATTCATCCTCCTCCACCATAGACGATGAAATAGCCGTTGATCTAACTCCAGTCCTTAAACTTTACAAAAACGGTCGTGTTCAGAGGTTAGCAGGAACTGAGGTTGTTCCACCATCTCTTGATCCAACAACAAACGTTGAATCAAAAGATGTTATAATCTCCAAAGAACATGACATATCAGCAAGACTTTTCATTCCAAAAACAACATACCCACCAACCCAAAAGCTCCCTCTCCTTGTGTATTTCCACGGTGGTGCTTTCTGTATCGAAACCCCTTTCTCACCAAACTACCATAACTATCTTAACTCTGTTACTTCACTTGCTAACGTTATTGGTGTCTCTGTTCATTATAGAAGAGCACCAGAACACCCTATTCCCATCGCTCATGAAGATTCATGGCTTGCACTCAAATGGGTCGCTTCACATGTTAATGGAAATGGCTCTGATGAATGGTTGAATCAATATGCAGATTTTGGGAAAGTGTTCTTAGGAGGCGACAGTGCTGGTGCCAATATTGCACATTATTTGGGTATTCGGGTCGGGAAAGAAAAATTAGATGGTGTGAATCTTGAAGGGATTTTTTATGTTCATCCTTATTTTTGGGGTGTGGATCCAATTGGGTCAGAATCAAATCAAGCTGAATATTTAGAAAAGGTTCATAATTTATGGCGTTTTGCATGTCCAACCACGAGTGGATCCGATGATCCGTTAATTAACCCGGCTAAGGATCCGAATTTGGGGAGCTTGGGTTGTAAGAAAGTGCTTGTTTGTGTTGCTGAGCAAgatttgttgaaagatagggGTTGGTATTATAAAGAGTTGCTTGAAAAAACTGGTTGGGGTGGTGTTGTTGAAGTGATTGAAACAGAGGATGAAAATCATGTTTTTCATATGTTTAAACCAACAAGTGAAAAAGCTAAGATTTTGCTTAATCAAGTTGTTTCCTTCATAAAAAATGCTTGA
- the LOC123924288 gene encoding probable carboxylesterase 12 has product MDSTSSTIDDEIAMDLTPLLKLYKNGRIERLIGEEVVPPSLDPTTNVESKDVIISKEHDISARIFIHKNNYPPTQKLPVLVYFHGGVFCIKTAFSPNYHNYLNSVTSLANVIGVSVNYRRAPEHPVPIAYEDSWLALKWIASHVNGNGSDEWLNQYADLEKVFLGGDSAGANISHYLGLRVVKEKLDGVNLQGLVYVHPYFWGVDPIGSESDRAERVKMIHNLWRFACPTTSGSDDPLINPAKDPNLGSLGCKKVLVCVAEKDLFKDRGWYYKELLEKTCWDGVVEVVETEDEDHVFHMFNPSCEKAKVLLNQVVSFIKSA; this is encoded by the coding sequence ATGGATTCAACCTCCTCCACCATAGACGATGAAATAGCCATGGATCTAACCCCACTCCTTAAACTATACAAAAACGGTCGTATTGAAAGACTAATAGGTGAAGAGGTTGTTCCACCATCCCTTGATCCAACAACAAACGTTGAATCAAAAGACGTTATAATCTCCAAAGAACATGACATATCAGCCAGAATTTTCATTCACAAAAACAATTACCCACCAACCCAAAAACTCCCTGTCCTTGTTTACTTCCACGGTGGTGTTTTCTGTATCAAAACCGCTTTCTCCCCGAATTACCATAACTATCTTAACTCTGTTACTTCACTTGCTAATGTTATTGGTGTCTCTGTTAACTACAGAAGAGCACCAGAACACCCTGTTCCCATTGCTTATGAAGATTCATGGCTTGCACTCAAATGGATCGCTTCACATGTTAATGGAAATGGCTCTGATGAATGGCTGAATCAATATGCAGATCTTGAGAAAGTGTTCTTAGGAGGTGATAGTGCTGGTGCTAATATTTCACACTATTTGGGTCTTCGGGTCGTGAAAGAAAAATTGGATGGTGTGAATCTTCAAGGGCTTGTTTATGTTCATCCTTATTTTTGGGGTGTGGATCCAATTGGGTCAGAATCAGATCGGGCTGAACGTGTAAAAATGATTCATAATTTATGGCGTTTTGCATGTCCAACCACGAGTGGATCCGATGACCCGTTAATTAACCCGGCCAAGGATCCGAATTTGGGGAGTTTGGGTTGTAAGAAAGTTCTTGTTTGTGTTGCTGAGAAAGATTTGTTTAAGGATAGGGGTTGGTATTATAAAGAGTTGCTTGAAAAAACTTGTTGGGATGGTGTTGTGGAAGTTGTTGAAACAGAGGATGAGGATCATGTGTTTCATATGTTCAATCCATCATGTGAGAAAGCTAAGGTTTTGCTTAATCAAGTTGTCTCCTTCATCAAAAGTGCTTGA
- the LOC123922235 gene encoding uncharacterized protein LOC123922235 has product MGLDDNAWCAYHRCRGHSTEKCFRLRDLIEELIKSGHLRKFIDDAAQGRVVVPKVSRQEPRDPPGPNREPPKGRISVNTIAGGFSGGGESSSARKRYVRRAISEIYLVSQPQPLDVPDLAFTAKDGLEVAPHDDDPLVIQVQILNCDVKRVLIDSGSSADIMYWEAFKAMQLAEEQLQPYSGTLVGFSGEQVDVMGYASLLTTFGEGSNAKTIKVRYLVVKTPFTSYNIIIGRPAFNTLGAAMSTLYLAIKYPLDNGGVGTVRGDQILAKKCYESSLKIRHRTSSASGKFERRQAAIPGGINIIESADMDPREEFQDRRGQSFQAENDRRRYLTT; this is encoded by the exons ATGGGGCTGGACGATAACGCCTGGTGCGCATATCACAGGTGTAGAGGTCACTCCACAGAAAAATGCTTCCGCTTAAGAGATTTAATCGAAGAGCTGATAAAAAGCGGACACCTTCGCAAATTCATTGACGACGCCGCCCAAGGGCGGGTTGTCGTGCCAAAAGTCTCCCGACAGGAGCCAAGGGACCCTCCTGGGCCAAATAGAGAACCTCCCAAGGGGAGAATCTCCGTGAATACAATAGCGGGAGGATTCTCAGGCGGGGGCGAATCAAGCTCGGCAAGGAAAAGGTATGTACGCCGAGCCATCTCGGAAATATACCTCGTGAGTCAACCCCAGCCATTAGACGTGCCAGATTTGGCGTTCACAGCAAAGGATGGGTTGGAGGTAGCGCCTCATGACGATGATCCATTAGTGATtcaagtccaaattttgaactgcGATGTAAAAAGAGTACTGATAGACTCAGGGAGTTCAGCGGAcattatgtactgggaagctttcaaggccatgcagTTAGCAGAGGAACAATTGCAACCATACTCCGGAACCCTGGTCGGGTTCTCTGGCGAACAAGTGGATGTAATGGGCTATGCCTCTCTTCTCACCACATTTGGAGAAGGCAGCAACGCCAAAACTATCAAGGTGCGATACCTGGTAGTTAAAACTCCCtttacctcctataatattattataggtaGGCCCGCCTTTAACACATTgggggcggccatgtccactctatacctagcaataaaataccccctTGATAATGGGGGAGTAGGGACGGTAAGGGGCGATCAGATTCTCGCCAAGAAATGCTACGAGTCTAGCTTAAAGATACGACACCGAACTTCCAGCGCAAGCGGAAAATTCGaaagaagacaagccgcaaTTCCAGGCGGCATAAACATCATAGAGAGCGCAGATATGGATCCGAGGGAGGAATTTCAAGATCGAAGG GGACAAAGTTTCCAAGCTGAGAATGACAGAAGGCGTTACCTCACAACGTAA
- the LOC123924289 gene encoding probable carboxylesterase 12 isoform X2, producing the protein MMIRCVYVATKPSYNLMILNSHSFSFPLTKRPLFPSLKKPLIIHCTQHQQQQQPLSNMDSSSSTIDDEIAVDLTPVLKLYKNGRVQRLAGTEVVPPSLDPTTNVESKDVIISKEHDISARLFIPKTTYPPTQKLPLLVYFHGGAFCIETPFSPNYHNYLNSVTSLANVIGVSVHYRRAPEHPIPIAHEDSWLALKWVASHVNGNGSDEWLNQYADFGKVFLGGDSAGANIAHYLGIRVGKEKLDGVNLEGIFYVHPYFWGVDPIGSESNQAEYLEKVHNLWRFACPTTSGSDDPLINPAKDPNLGSLGCKKVLVCVAEQDLLKDRGWYYKELLEKTGWGGVVEVIETEDENHVFHMFKPTSEKAKILLNQVVSFIKNA; encoded by the coding sequence atgatGATAAGGTGTGTCTATGTGGCTACAAAACCAAGCTACAACTTGATGATTCTCAATTCTCATTCTTTCTCCTTCCCATTAACAAAACGCCCTCTTTTTCCTTCATTGAAAAAACCCTTAATCATACACTGCACACagcatcaacaacaacaacaaccgtTATCCAACATGGATTCATCCTCCTCCACCATAGACGATGAAATAGCCGTTGATCTAACTCCAGTCCTTAAACTTTACAAAAACGGTCGTGTTCAGAGGTTAGCAGGAACTGAGGTTGTTCCACCATCTCTTGATCCAACAACAAACGTTGAATCAAAAGATGTTATAATCTCCAAAGAACATGACATATCAGCAAGACTTTTCATTCCAAAAACAACATACCCACCAACCCAAAAGCTCCCTCTCCTTGTGTATTTCCACGGTGGTGCTTTCTGTATCGAAACCCCTTTCTCACCAAACTACCATAACTATCTTAACTCTGTTACTTCACTTGCTAACGTTATTGGTGTCTCTGTTCATTATAGAAGAGCACCAGAACACCCTATTCCCATCGCTCATGAAGATTCATGGCTTGCACTCAAATGGGTCGCTTCACATGTTAATGGAAATGGCTCTGATGAATGGTTGAATCAATATGCAGATTTTGGGAAAGTGTTCTTAGGAGGCGACAGTGCTGGTGCCAATATTGCACATTATTTGGGTATTCGGGTCGGGAAAGAAAAATTAGATGGTGTGAATCTTGAAGGGATTTTTTATGTTCATCCTTATTTTTGGGGTGTGGATCCAATTGGGTCAGAATCAAATCAAGCTGAATATTTAGAAAAGGTTCATAATTTATGGCGTTTTGCATGTCCAACCACGAGTGGATCCGATGATCCGTTAATTAACCCGGCTAAGGATCCGAATTTGGGGAGCTTGGGTTGTAAGAAAGTGCTTGTTTGTGTTGCTGAGCAAgatttgttgaaagatagggGTTGGTATTATAAAGAGTTGCTTGAAAAAACTGGTTGGGGTGGTGTTGTTGAAGTGATTGAAACAGAGGATGAAAATCATGTTTTTCATATGTTTAAACCAACAAGTGAAAAAGCTAAGATTTTGCTTAATCAAGTTGTTTCCTTCATAAAAAATGCTTGA
- the LOC123924290 gene encoding probable carboxylesterase 12 — MDSNSTINNEIAIDIPPILRVYKNGHVENLMSEEIVPPSLDPTTKVESKDVVISKEHNISARLFIPKTTYPPTQKLPIFIYFHGGAFCIETPFSPNYHNYLNSVTSLANVIGVSVNYRRAPEYPVPTAHEDSWIALKWVASHVNGNGSDEWLNQYADLEKVFLGGDSAGANISHYLGLRVGKENLYGVNLEGVVYIHPYFWGVDAIGSESDRAEFVEKIHNLWRFTCPNTSGSDDPLINPAKDPNLGSLGCKRVLICVAEKDILRDRGLYYKELLEKNGWSGVVEVVETEDEDHIFHIFKPSCDNALALLSQIVSFIKRD, encoded by the coding sequence ATGGATTCAAACTCCACCATCAACAATGAAATAGCCATTGATATACCTCCAATCTTGAGAGTATACAAAAACGGTCATGTTGAAAACTTAATGAGTGAAGAGATTGTTCCACCATCTCTTGATCCAACAACAAAGGTTGAATCAAAAGATGTTGTAATCTCCAAAGAACATAACATATCAGCAAGACTTTTCATTCCTAAAACAACATACCCACCAACACAAAAACTCCCTATCTTTATTTACTTCCATGGTGGTGCTTTCTGCATTGAAACCCCTTTCTCGCCGAATTACCATAACTATCTTAACTCTGTTACTTCACTTGCTAATGTTATTGGTGTCTCTGTTAACTACAGAAGAGCACCAGAATACCCTGTTCCCACTGCTCATGAAGATTCATGGATTGCACTCAAATGGGTTGCTTCACATGTTAATGGAAATGGCTCTGATGAATGGTTGAATCAATATGCAGATCTTGAGAAAGTGTTCTTAGGAGGTGATAGTGCTGGTGCTAATATTTCACACTATTTGGGTCTTCGGGTTGGGAAGGAAAATTTGTATGGTGTGAATCTTGAAGGGGTTGTTTATATTCATCCTTATTTTTGGGGTGTGGATGCAATTGGGTCAGAATCGGATCGAGCTGAATTTGTAGAAAAGATTCATAATTTATGGCGTTTTACATGTCCAAACACGAGTGGATCCGATGATCCGTTAATTAACCCGGCTAAGGATCCGAATTTGGGGAGTTTGGGTTGTAAGAGAGTGCTTATTTGTGTTGCTGAGAAAGATATTTTGAGGGATAGAGGTTTGTATTATAAAGAATTGCTTGAAAAAAATGGTTGGAGTGGTGTTGTGGAAGTTGTTGAAACAGAGGATGAGGatcatatttttcatatattcaaACCAAGCTGTGATAATGCTTTGGCTTTGCTTAGCCAAATTGTTTCATTCATCAAAAGGGATTGA